From Brassica oleracea var. oleracea cultivar TO1000 chromosome C3, BOL, whole genome shotgun sequence, a single genomic window includes:
- the LOC106333452 gene encoding uncharacterized protein LOC106333452 isoform X1, with the protein MCREQIRRDDLESLGYMIMYFLQGSSIKLWALSGEVLSHDSSPRWFVWYSGVPASQQNLEDTDETCADSRYHFDHGSGSQVLGSRRHDGWTLHSHAAPMDSLNNTAVSKPSFKSRGDESMLKITKTKPQVRKTFYF; encoded by the exons ATGTGCAGAG AGCAAATCAGGAGGGATGATCTGGAGTCTCTTGGCTATATGATTATGTATTTTCTTCAAGGAAG CTCCATCAAGTTGTGGGCTCTAAGTGGCGAAGTTCTAAGTCACGACTCTTCACCAAGGTGGTTTGTTTGGTACAGTGGAGTACCAGCTTCACAGCAGAACCTTGAAGACACTGATGAAACTTGTGCAGATTCAAGATATCATTTTGATCATGGAAGTGGTTCTCAG GTTCTTGGTTCCAGGAGACATGACGGTTGGACACTTCATTCACATG CTGCTCCCATGGACTCTTTGAACAATACTGCCGTCTCCAAGCCCAGCTTCAAAAGCAGAGGAGATGAGAGCATGCTTAAGATCACTAAGACGAAACCACAAGTAAGAAAAACGTTTTATTTTTAA
- the LOC106331836 gene encoding uncharacterized protein LOC106331836 has product MGSMGQKVKWSWSSALIGAASAAAATSLLSAKPKDPTFHLISIDLTSLKLNLPVLDAELMLTVHVTNPNIAAIHYSSTTMSILYDGTVLGTAEVKAGSQPARSCQLLRLPARLDGMELAQHARRFFADVAKREMKLQAKLDIEGAAKVLWWDHSFRVHVDSFVTVDPVFLDIIGQDNRSQMDLFLA; this is encoded by the coding sequence ATGGGTTCCATGGGCCAGAAGGTAAAATGGAGCTGGAGCTCAGCCTTAATCGGAGCAGCATCTGCGGCAGCAGCAACTTCTCTCCTTAGCGCCAAGCCAAAGGATCCAACTTTCCACCTTATCTCCATAGACCTAACCTCACTCAAACTCAACCTCCCAGTCCTCGACGCTGAATTAATGCTCACCGTACACGTCACAAACCCTAACATCGCAGCCATCCATTACTCCTCCACAACGATGTCGATTCTATACGACGGCACGGTCCTTGGCACGGCGGAGGTCAAAGCTGGTTCGCAGCCGGCGAGATCGTGTCAGCTTCTTAGGTTACCGGCGCGTCTCGACGGGATGGAGCTTGCGCAACACGCGCGGAGGTTCTTTGCTGACGTGGCGAAGAGGGAGATGAAGCTTCAGGCTAAGCTTGATATCGAAGGAGCGGCTAAGGTTTTGTGGTGGGACCATAGTTTTAGGGTGCACGTGGATAGTTTTGTTACTGTTGATCCGGTCTTTCTTGATATTATTGGCCAAGATAATAGATCTCAAATGGATTTGTTTCTTGCTTAA
- the LOC106333452 gene encoding uncharacterized protein LOC106333452 isoform X2 has product MIMYFLQGSSIKLWALSGEVLSHDSSPRWFVWYSGVPASQQNLEDTDETCADSRYHFDHGSGSQVLGSRRHDGWTLHSHAAPMDSLNNTAVSKPSFKSRGDESMLKITKTKPQVRKTFYF; this is encoded by the exons ATGATTATGTATTTTCTTCAAGGAAG CTCCATCAAGTTGTGGGCTCTAAGTGGCGAAGTTCTAAGTCACGACTCTTCACCAAGGTGGTTTGTTTGGTACAGTGGAGTACCAGCTTCACAGCAGAACCTTGAAGACACTGATGAAACTTGTGCAGATTCAAGATATCATTTTGATCATGGAAGTGGTTCTCAG GTTCTTGGTTCCAGGAGACATGACGGTTGGACACTTCATTCACATG CTGCTCCCATGGACTCTTTGAACAATACTGCCGTCTCCAAGCCCAGCTTCAAAAGCAGAGGAGATGAGAGCATGCTTAAGATCACTAAGACGAAACCACAAGTAAGAAAAACGTTTTATTTTTAA